One Rhizobium sp. NRK18 genomic window carries:
- a CDS encoding FliM/FliN family flagellar motor switch protein yields the protein MSETIEQKQEAFDPALLARMVGDLGDTETVAKTAAQIGALFAEFLPDVFQSETGRDIVVEYVGCQTGRRNALIANLGETVTLADAALRNWCPHFVLVVGNRLSIVLMEMMLGAVTESISEPAERALSKMELDLSVTLFEKMAGVLKSGACADNRYEPTLEKPHNASSRPKPLDEDDDPHSALIRMSMELGPVKAEIGVILPQRVMLKTTFALPKAAGQVSPAHQDWVDRINEQVKRSQVTLEARIKLQALSLQTISKLAAGDVIPFLDKKDVHVEVNANGKDLYVCEFGRAGEKYMLRVKDNINSDDELLRHLMNS from the coding sequence ATGTCGGAGACCATCGAACAGAAGCAAGAGGCATTCGATCCGGCGCTGCTCGCCCGCATGGTCGGCGACCTTGGCGACACCGAAACCGTCGCGAAGACCGCAGCACAGATCGGCGCGCTGTTTGCCGAATTCCTGCCCGACGTCTTCCAGAGCGAGACGGGCCGCGACATCGTCGTCGAATATGTCGGCTGCCAGACCGGCCGGCGGAACGCACTGATTGCCAATCTCGGCGAGACGGTAACGCTCGCCGACGCCGCGCTGCGCAACTGGTGCCCGCATTTCGTGCTCGTGGTTGGCAACCGGCTTTCGATCGTGCTCATGGAAATGATGCTCGGCGCCGTCACGGAAAGCATCAGCGAGCCCGCGGAGCGGGCGCTGTCGAAGATGGAACTGGACCTCTCCGTCACCCTGTTCGAGAAGATGGCGGGCGTGCTGAAATCCGGAGCCTGCGCGGACAACCGTTACGAGCCGACGCTGGAAAAGCCGCACAATGCTTCAAGCCGTCCGAAGCCGCTCGACGAGGATGACGATCCGCATTCGGCTCTCATCCGGATGAGCATGGAGCTCGGCCCCGTCAAGGCAGAAATCGGCGTCATCCTTCCGCAACGCGTGATGCTGAAGACCACGTTTGCCCTGCCGAAGGCCGCGGGCCAGGTTTCACCCGCCCACCAGGACTGGGTCGACCGCATCAACGAGCAGGTGAAGCGCTCGCAGGTGACGCTGGAAGCCCGCATCAAGCTCCAGGCCCTGTCCCTGCAGACGATCTCGAAGCTCGCTGCCGGCGACGTGATCCCGTTTCTCGACAAGAAGGACGTTCATGTCGAGGTCAATGCCAACGGCAAGGACCTCTATGTGTGCGAATTCGGGAGAGCCGGCGAGAAATACATGCTGCGGGTTAAGGACAACATCAACTCCGACGACGAACTGCTCCGGCATCTGATGAACTCCTAG
- the fliN gene encoding flagellar motor switch protein FliN, which produces MAPKKTPLDEMNEAGNEAELDEAIGNLRGVLQSDEAGGLPDIGEFSSDIGSDLGSDFGAEFPAAGMGNDLSDIGSDFGNEFGGDMGGSDFGMMEGGIDQAPGSALSSNLDLIMDIPIDLQIVLGSSRMQVSGLMNLAEGATIALDKKIGDPVDITVNGRVIARGEITVLESDSTRFGVKIIDVISTKKS; this is translated from the coding sequence ATGGCACCGAAGAAAACACCGCTTGATGAAATGAACGAAGCCGGCAACGAAGCCGAGCTGGACGAAGCTATCGGCAACCTGCGCGGCGTGCTGCAGAGCGACGAGGCAGGCGGCCTGCCGGATATCGGCGAGTTTTCCTCCGATATCGGCAGTGATCTCGGCTCCGACTTCGGCGCGGAATTTCCCGCAGCCGGCATGGGCAATGACCTTTCCGACATCGGTTCGGACTTCGGCAACGAGTTTGGCGGGGACATGGGCGGCAGCGATTTCGGGATGATGGAAGGCGGCATCGACCAGGCGCCCGGCAGCGCGCTGTCCTCCAACCTCGACCTCATCATGGACATCCCGATCGACCTGCAGATCGTGCTCGGTTCGAGCCGCATGCAGGTCTCCGGCCTCATGAACCTTGCCGAAGGCGCAACGATCGCGCTCGACAAGAAGATTGGCGATCCCGTCGACATCACCGTCAACGGACGGGTGATCGCCCGCGGCGAGATCACCGTCCTTGAAAGCGACAGTACGCGCTTCGGCGTCAAGATCATCGACGTGATCTCTACCAAGAAGAGCTAG
- the fliG gene encoding flagellar motor switch protein FliG, with protein MMDFDDFSSSAISTQPLSQTEKAAAVLLAMGKGVAGKLLKYFTQGELQQIISAAQSLRSIPPDELISIVNEFEDLFTEGAGLMDNAKAIEDILEEGLTPEEVDGLLGRRATFQSLETSIWDNLQDADPAVVSRFLSEEHPQTIAYILSMMPSSFGAKVLMRIPEEQRADIMNRTVNLKSVSPKAAQIIENRVMELMQEMESDRNSTGSVKAAELINEMEKPQVESLLQNLETISADTVRKVRPKIFLFEDILTMPARGRAMLLNEIAGDVLTLALRGASPEIAECALSAISPRQRRMIESDLSTGTAGVNPREIAMARRAVAREALRLADANQIQLKEEGEGGAAAA; from the coding sequence ATGATGGACTTTGACGATTTCAGCAGCAGCGCGATCTCGACGCAGCCGCTGTCACAGACGGAAAAGGCCGCGGCCGTCCTGCTTGCCATGGGCAAGGGTGTTGCCGGCAAGCTCCTGAAGTATTTCACCCAGGGCGAACTGCAGCAGATCATCAGCGCCGCCCAGTCGCTGCGCAGCATTCCGCCGGACGAGCTGATCTCCATCGTCAACGAGTTCGAGGACCTGTTCACCGAGGGCGCGGGCCTGATGGACAACGCCAAGGCGATCGAGGACATCCTCGAGGAAGGCCTGACGCCCGAGGAAGTCGACGGGCTTCTCGGCCGCCGCGCAACCTTCCAGAGCCTGGAAACATCCATCTGGGACAATCTCCAGGACGCGGATCCGGCCGTCGTGTCGCGCTTCCTCTCCGAAGAACATCCGCAGACCATCGCCTATATCCTGTCGATGATGCCGTCCTCCTTCGGCGCGAAGGTGCTGATGCGCATTCCGGAAGAGCAGCGCGCCGACATCATGAACCGTACGGTCAACCTCAAATCCGTCAGCCCGAAGGCGGCGCAGATCATCGAGAACCGCGTCATGGAGCTGATGCAGGAGATGGAGAGCGACCGCAACTCGACCGGTTCGGTCAAGGCCGCCGAACTCATCAACGAAATGGAAAAGCCGCAGGTCGAAAGCCTGCTGCAGAACCTCGAGACGATCTCGGCCGACACCGTCCGCAAGGTTCGTCCGAAGATCTTCCTCTTCGAAGACATCCTCACCATGCCGGCCCGCGGCCGCGCCATGCTGCTCAACGAGATCGCCGGCGACGTGCTAACGCTCGCACTGCGGGGCGCCTCTCCGGAAATCGCCGAGTGCGCGCTTTCCGCCATCAGCCCGCGGCAGCGCCGCATGATCGAATCCGATCTTTCCACAGGCACGGCCGGCGTAAACCCGCGCGAAATCGCCATGGCGCGCCGTGCGGTCGCCCGCGAAGCTTTGCGGCTTGCGGATGCGAACCAGATACAGTTGAAAGAAGAGGGTGAAGGCGGCGCTGCCGCCGCCTGA
- the flhB gene encoding flagellar biosynthesis protein FlhB, whose translation MSDDQDKDSKTEDPTEKKIRDAMEKGNTPFSREATLFAAALAVYVYLIFFLPTGLLRLGESLKDFFGQADQWRIETGPDVTSIFAFIARAAAGVIVPAFLLLMIFGLGSSILQNLPSPVLERIRPQWSRISPAAGLSRIFSVPGFVEFGKSIFKIVVVAIIMFFVLKSEYFSAVDAMFSDPQVIFVKMANIMRRIMVVILLATAVLAAIDIFWTRHHWYEKLKMTKQEVKEEHKQSQGDPIVKSRQRSIARDRARRRMMENVSRATLVITNPTHYAVALRYVRAENDAPVVVAKGKDLIALRIREIATQNEIPIFEDPPLARSMFAQVSVDSVIPSVFYKAVAELIHRVNAAKMRNRRR comes from the coding sequence CTGTCTGACGATCAGGACAAAGACAGTAAAACAGAAGACCCGACGGAGAAGAAAATCCGTGATGCCATGGAGAAGGGCAACACCCCCTTCTCGCGGGAGGCGACCCTGTTTGCCGCGGCGCTCGCCGTCTATGTCTACCTGATCTTCTTCCTGCCCACCGGACTGCTTCGGCTCGGAGAATCGCTGAAGGACTTCTTCGGCCAGGCAGACCAGTGGCGCATCGAGACCGGACCGGACGTCACGTCGATCTTCGCCTTCATCGCCCGCGCTGCGGCCGGCGTGATCGTGCCGGCCTTCCTTCTCTTGATGATCTTCGGGCTGGGCTCCTCCATCCTGCAGAACCTGCCCTCTCCTGTGCTGGAGCGCATCCGCCCGCAATGGTCACGCATCTCGCCCGCCGCAGGACTGTCGCGCATCTTCAGCGTGCCCGGCTTCGTCGAGTTCGGAAAGTCGATCTTCAAGATCGTGGTCGTCGCGATCATCATGTTCTTCGTGCTGAAGAGCGAGTATTTTTCAGCCGTCGATGCCATGTTCTCCGATCCGCAGGTCATCTTCGTGAAGATGGCCAACATCATGCGCCGGATCATGGTGGTCATCCTGCTGGCGACCGCGGTTCTCGCGGCCATCGACATCTTCTGGACGCGCCATCACTGGTACGAAAAGCTGAAGATGACCAAGCAGGAGGTCAAGGAAGAGCACAAGCAGTCCCAGGGCGACCCGATCGTCAAGTCACGCCAGCGCTCGATTGCCCGCGACCGCGCCCGCCGGCGGATGATGGAGAACGTCTCACGCGCCACCCTGGTCATCACCAACCCGACGCACTATGCGGTGGCGCTTCGCTATGTGCGGGCCGAAAACGACGCACCCGTGGTCGTCGCCAAGGGCAAGGACCTGATTGCGCTGCGCATTCGCGAAATCGCGACGCAAAACGAAATTCCGATTTTTGAAGACCCGCCGCTCGCCCGTTCCATGTTTGCGCAAGTCTCGGTCGATAGTGTCATCCCATCAGTCTTCTACAAGGCTGTCGCGGAACTCATTCACCGGGTCAACGCCGCCAAGATGCGGAACAGGCGCCGGTAG
- the visR gene encoding transcriptional regulator VisR: MLYGDLRPNRPTRSAASRSDLFPDLVSMQRMVKARHSAVFRIIGGSQPGKRSLFCEMENWGSVDQNYSAQFVAAYGDILLAHIENSLLPLLWNGADESSSAEAPDAGPFVVRLKARLLPFSGVAFPVRLGAIGNGFVIFAANYIDISSDVLIDLHEKCCMIMMELLGQDERRAAPSEVLSEREVACLQLAGDGRISEEIADRLGLSVHTVNAYLGSATVKLDSVNRIQAIAKAIRLGYIS, translated from the coding sequence ATGCTCTACGGCGACCTGCGACCGAACCGTCCGACACGCTCGGCGGCCAGCCGCTCCGACCTTTTTCCCGACCTGGTGTCCATGCAGCGCATGGTCAAGGCTCGCCACAGCGCCGTGTTCCGCATCATCGGCGGCAGCCAGCCAGGCAAGCGCAGCCTCTTCTGCGAGATGGAGAACTGGGGTTCGGTCGACCAGAACTACTCCGCCCAGTTCGTCGCCGCCTATGGCGACATCCTGCTGGCGCATATCGAGAATTCGCTTCTGCCGCTCCTGTGGAATGGCGCTGACGAGAGCAGTTCGGCGGAAGCGCCGGACGCCGGTCCCTTCGTCGTCCGGCTCAAGGCACGGCTCCTGCCGTTTTCAGGCGTCGCCTTTCCCGTGCGTCTCGGCGCAATCGGCAATGGATTCGTCATCTTCGCGGCCAACTACATCGACATCAGCAGCGACGTGCTGATCGATCTGCACGAGAAGTGCTGCATGATCATGATGGAACTGCTGGGCCAGGACGAGCGCCGCGCTGCGCCCTCCGAGGTGCTGTCCGAACGCGAAGTGGCCTGCCTGCAGCTGGCAGGAGACGGCCGCATCAGTGAAGAGATCGCCGACAGGCTGGGATTGTCGGTGCACACGGTCAATGCCTATCTCGGCTCGGCGACCGTGAAACTCGACTCGGTCAACCGCATCCAGGCAATCGCCAAGGCGATCCGCCTCGGCTACATCAGCTGA
- the visN gene encoding transcriptional regulator VisN — MNDTDPVGADAGVGRVDTKEELVNKLAQLSVSSDIATGLRYLTQHVGASCFLLARYDLVQEQGLDFIVSSDWPFDLVRRLATELAGVYARSTELDKCLSLFQPAFALLPEDAVIGTGLSREFCSMTLNVGRTRLSLMLLYRDGMILSPERLRNIGLLTGYFFSVTDNVNIRQERDFELTEREIECLFWISEGKTSDEIAVILGISRNTINNYITSVMRKTATKTRSEAIAYAVRNNLV; from the coding sequence GTGAACGATACTGATCCCGTTGGTGCGGATGCGGGTGTCGGCCGGGTCGACACGAAGGAAGAACTCGTCAACAAGCTTGCCCAGCTCTCCGTTTCATCCGACATCGCGACCGGCCTGCGCTATCTCACCCAGCATGTCGGCGCCTCCTGTTTTCTCCTGGCCCGCTACGATCTCGTCCAGGAGCAGGGACTCGACTTCATCGTGTCCTCGGACTGGCCCTTCGATCTCGTCCGTCGCCTGGCGACGGAGCTCGCCGGCGTCTATGCCCGCTCGACCGAACTCGACAAGTGTCTCTCCCTGTTCCAGCCTGCCTTCGCACTTCTGCCCGAAGACGCGGTCATCGGAACCGGTCTTAGCCGGGAATTCTGCAGCATGACGTTGAACGTCGGGCGGACCAGGCTGTCGCTGATGCTGCTCTACAGGGACGGCATGATCCTGTCGCCCGAGCGCCTGCGCAATATCGGCCTGCTGACAGGCTACTTCTTCAGCGTGACCGACAACGTCAACATCCGGCAGGAGCGCGATTTCGAGCTGACCGAGCGGGAGATCGAATGCCTGTTCTGGATATCCGAGGGCAAGACGAGCGACGAGATTGCCGTCATCCTCGGCATCTCGCGCAACACCATCAACAACTACATCACCAGCGTCATGCGCAAGACTGCGACGAAGACGCGGTCCGAAGCGATCGCCTATGCGGTCCGCAACAATCTGGTGTGA
- the fliF gene encoding flagellar basal-body MS-ring/collar protein FliF, producing the protein MNLLNQLPQVLRNLASLGKTRLLALAGVGIVSLALVLAAAFFVNKPAYENLYIGLDAQDLNQISLVLAESGVDFEIGSDGSSISVRAGMTGKARLLLAERGLPNSSNAGYELFDNVGSLGLTSFMQEVTRVRALEGEIARTIQAINGITAARVHIVMADIGNFRRGEQKPTASVMIRASSSTGRKVAPSIRHLVAASVPGLEVDDVTVLDSAGQLLASGAEGGDNGLGRNLGVAENVQSEVESNIDKALAPFLGLDNFRSSVTVAVNTDTQQIQETTYDPESKVERSVRVTKDTQKSSQKQADTAATVEQNVPQAANASGGSGPESSDQQDKKEEQTNYEINSKTVATVRNGYRVEKMSVAVVVNKSRIAAMVGQPADQAKIDAYLAEMQKIVTSAAGLDTSRGDIVTVTAMDFMENELLNDESAAPGVMDMLSRNLAGIINSAAFVLVAFLVVWMGFRPLMKSIGVGGQAGINQAGLEEDLGLELPDFSPALGDTAAGPGALMEGFGSDFGFDSTEDLLTMDTEGGGFNRKVKEGPERRLSRMVEISEERAAKILRKWAIDEAA; encoded by the coding sequence CCGGCTTATGAAAACCTCTACATCGGCCTGGATGCGCAGGACCTCAACCAGATCAGCCTCGTGCTCGCCGAATCTGGCGTCGACTTCGAGATCGGCTCGGATGGCTCCAGCATTTCGGTGCGGGCGGGCATGACGGGCAAGGCCCGTCTGCTTCTGGCCGAACGCGGCCTGCCCAATAGTTCGAATGCCGGCTACGAACTCTTCGACAATGTCGGTTCACTTGGCCTGACCTCCTTCATGCAGGAGGTGACGCGCGTCCGCGCCCTTGAAGGCGAAATCGCCCGCACGATCCAGGCCATCAACGGCATCACCGCCGCCCGCGTCCACATCGTCATGGCCGATATCGGCAATTTTCGCCGCGGCGAGCAGAAGCCGACGGCTTCCGTCATGATCCGCGCCAGCTCGTCGACCGGCCGCAAGGTAGCACCTTCGATCCGTCATCTGGTCGCAGCCTCCGTGCCCGGCCTCGAAGTCGATGACGTGACCGTGCTGGATTCGGCCGGCCAGTTGCTGGCGTCCGGGGCGGAAGGCGGGGACAATGGCCTCGGCCGCAATCTCGGCGTTGCCGAGAACGTCCAGAGCGAAGTCGAATCCAACATCGACAAGGCGCTGGCACCCTTCCTTGGCCTCGACAACTTCCGTTCCAGCGTGACCGTCGCGGTCAACACCGACACCCAGCAGATCCAGGAAACCACCTACGATCCCGAATCGAAGGTCGAACGGTCGGTCCGCGTCACTAAGGATACGCAAAAATCCTCGCAGAAGCAGGCAGACACCGCCGCCACCGTCGAGCAGAACGTTCCGCAGGCGGCCAATGCCAGCGGCGGCTCCGGTCCGGAATCGTCCGATCAGCAGGACAAGAAGGAAGAGCAGACCAACTACGAAATCAACAGCAAGACGGTCGCGACCGTGCGCAACGGTTACCGGGTCGAGAAGATGTCGGTGGCGGTTGTCGTCAACAAGAGCCGGATTGCTGCGATGGTCGGCCAGCCTGCCGATCAGGCCAAGATCGACGCCTATCTTGCCGAGATGCAGAAGATTGTCACCTCCGCCGCCGGCCTCGATACCAGTCGCGGTGACATCGTGACGGTCACCGCCATGGACTTCATGGAGAACGAACTGCTCAACGACGAGTCGGCCGCACCCGGCGTCATGGACATGCTGAGCCGCAACCTGGCCGGCATCATCAACTCCGCCGCCTTCGTGCTGGTCGCATTCCTGGTCGTCTGGATGGGCTTCCGCCCGCTGATGAAGTCGATCGGCGTCGGCGGTCAGGCCGGCATCAACCAGGCGGGCCTGGAAGAGGATCTCGGTCTCGAACTGCCCGATTTCTCGCCGGCTCTCGGCGATACCGCAGCCGGTCCCGGCGCGCTCATGGAAGGCTTCGGTTCGGACTTCGGCTTCGACAGCACCGAAGACCTGCTCACCATGGACACGGAAGGCGGCGGCTTCAACCGCAAGGTCAAGGAAGGTCCGGAACGGCGCCTGTCGCGCATGGTCGAAATCAGCGAAGAGCGCGCCGCAAAGATCCTGCGCAAGTGGGCGATCGATGAGGCAGCCTGA